The segment AGTAAAAATTAagttataaaatatgaacatctgCAATTCTTTAACAACTGGACAACTCCACTTGCTCTAAGATGTTTTCAGTTATTTGgaattgtaatattttatttattttacccctttattgatttatttattgacctAAAAGAGGTCAAacttgaatacaaatacatgtttaatctcatttttacattcagtgtttttcacagaattgCACTTTGTAGATTTTAAAgcctaacaaacatgttgaacacatgtcttatatttttcttaaactTCCATCATTGACATCAGCGGGTCTGACCTgtaataacattcccatcagtctcagcatcactttgtgtttggtgctaattagcgaACATTAGCTTTGCTGACACactaaattaagatggtgaTCACGGTAAACATAGAGCTGGACATGTGCACGACACGTCCTCTTTACCAAAATAAGTGGAGAATAATGTGGATTTTAAATCTACTTGAGTAATTTTACATGTGTTATTAACACGCATTAGCAGGCTGACACTGACGTCATTGTCTTTGTGCAGAAACGTGACAGAAGCTGCAGGATGTTGAGCAAAAACACACCTGTTGACCGGTGAGTTTTGTATTAAAGTGataataaagaacattttgaagAAAATGATGGTTTTTAAACTCGGCTCTGATCATcaaagtgttttctgtctgcagggGTCAGGCCGTAGGCGCCATCATCTTCGTGCTCGGTCTGGGGACTCTGCTGCCCTGGAACTTCTTCATAACGGCGTCTCAGGTTTTCACTCTCACACCTTCGTCTTCATAATGCTGATCATTTAAGGAAGCATTTGGCTTTAAAGTAGATTAAAGAAtacaaactgttaaaaaaaaggtataaagTTATTAATTTAATGTGAAGCTGTTCactgattcttcttctttttttccttcttcttaaAGTATTTCAACGAGCGCCTCACACTACCTAACATCACCGCTAATGGCACATCAAGTGTTCCGACTAAAGACTACAATTATGACAGCTGGATGGCGTTGCTTTCCCAGCTGCCCCTGCTGCTGTTCACCCTGCTCAACTCTTTCGTGTATCAGTGGTGAGTTAATGACACTGACTGGGACACACTGGGAACTCTGGGTGTAACGGTTCGTATATATTCATCCCGAACCGTTCAGTACGCTCCCTGACCCAAACagttactgtcaaaatagtttaataatccatttACTCCAACGTGCagaacatagactgtataaaaatatggacgtagttaccgtgacgtcacccgttggtttctgaagagcggttttgaagctcaaagtgagccgctccagctgtcgccatcttggcagtgcgtggcgctgcctaactcccagccaatcaaaaataggcaaagaggcggggccgaatggctgaaacaagccacctagcggctggcggacctgtcactcaaagcagccatgtcctttattatgcagaactttacggcttaataaaacttaaacgggtgagttataaaaaaattcaccccccgtacagttgtcatgaaagaggaaattagctacagagaccaaaaccgttgtttgtaccaggctgtaaacatgtttatttctgctgtaaagttgggcattttaacatgggggtctatggggattgactcgcttttggagcctcaagtggtcattcaaggaactgcagtttttggcttcattttacagccccggaggttgctgcttggtgcagaacaataattctagtcACGAGTTCCACCTGTaacttagctgtagcatgctaaTAGATGTATGTTCGCCGTCGATGATGCTAATGATCAAATATCTCAGGGATGTCAGAaattcatcaggctgaaaccagaAATTTAAGACAAGTTTGTGACGTTAAGTTAGTTTGTTGTATCTGACTGAGAACacttgtaaaaataaaaaaaaatctcaaaaagtaaaaaaaaagagaggtttaggagaagaaaaatgaaaatgtgaacagTAAGGTTATtattttccccctctctctctctctgcagggtGAAAGAGCGCCTCCGTGTGGCCTTCAGCCTCATCGCCATATTCCTCTTATTCACCCTCACGGCTGCTCTGGTCCAGGTCCCCATGCAGCCGGACACCTTCTTCTCTGTCACTATGGCAACCATCTGGTTCATCAACAGTGAGTTTACACATAAACTTCCACCAAAGTACTTTGAGTACTCGTGTTTCTGCTGCCATTCAGCTACTgtactacaactactactaatactgtgtgtgtgtgtgtgtgtgtgtgtgtgtgtgtgtgtgtgtgtgtgtgtgtgtgtgtgtgtgtgtgcgcagcgTTCAGTGCGGTGCTGCAGGGCAGTCTGTTCGGCATGGTCGGCCTGTTTCCTTCTCGTTACAGCACTCTGTTCATGAGCGGTCAGGGTCTGGCCGGGACCTTCGCTGCTCTGGCGATGCTCTGCTCCCTCCTCAGTAAATCCACTGGTGAGATTCTTTTCTAGTctatagtatatatataaaatggttgtttttaatgtttttaatttgcttgtttGGTCTGATGTGAAATCTAAACCTAAAGATTTTTAATTTACGGTCAcatatgatgaagaaaaacgGCAAATTCTAACAGTTGAGAGGCTGAAACCGAAGAATATTTAGtgtttctgcttgaaaaattagTGAAAcaaactaatcgattaatctacaaatcatttcagctctaattcatattattttatacagtacgtctgtaaaaatacaaacattaacattatatttacaactgtaaaatatcctgctGAGCATGTATGTTGGTCACCAGAGGATGTAATTCTAAAATAACTCAAACTTTGAAACAATCTCAATTTAGGGTCCACTTACTTGTTTCTTCTGCAGCTTTTGAGGTTTGCTAACTAACTAAAAGCTCAACTTTTTAAGCCAACGTGGACAAGAACTTGTAAAAGTTCTGAGAATAATGGAAAGCTTGAACATCTACAGTTTCATGACAGCTACTGATGAGGATCATGTGATATTGTTGAAAGCTCCATGACAAGCGAGTAAGCAGAGGACTGCTGGTCCTTTGGGTGTCGATGACTCTGATTTCTGTTCCTCTGCAGGTAACGCAGATGAAAAATCGTCTCCGTTGGGATACTTCATCACTCCATGTGTGGCCACGCTGGTGACTCTGTTCTGTTACCTGCTGCTGCCGCACCTGGTGAGGAGtcctcacactcacacacacacacacacacactcacacacactcacacactcacacacactcacacactcacacactcacacacactcacacactcacacactcacacactctcagacacacactcacacacactcacacacactcacacactcacacactcacacgcacactcacacactcacacacactcacacactcacatacacactcagacacactcacacactcacacacactcacacactcacatacacactcagacacactcacacacactcacactctcacacacactcacacacacacacactcacacactcacacactctcacacacactcacatacacctTTCAGAAGCTACGGAGCCCCAAAGTCCTGCAAGATGATCAAATCTCTTGAGCTTGTAGAATATCATCTTTCAGACCTTCAGATTATGATCTTCTAACAGTGTCGACTCTCCTCTGCAGGAATTTGCTCATTTTTATCTGAACAGAAGTCAGAATCAGGTCGTCAGTACAGGTTGGTGTCTTTAAGTCTCGTCCATCATCATCACGACCTGCTTTGATCTTTAGTTATGGGTGAAATGAGGTAAAGATCTCAGATAAAGTCACTGACcggttatttttttttccatattaaGAGAAAAATGGTTTGAACAAAGACATGGAGGCCAACGGGATGACTGTCAGTGATCCAGAGGAGAGTCAGGAACGCTCGTCTGTCTTCGCCGTCttcaaaaaggtaaaaacacatcttcatctgtttttttactCTCAAAACATTCGTCCAGGTTGTTCAAAAGACACAGAACGTCAGAACATTTTTGTACTGATAATAGTAAAGATTTGAGTTTGGTGAAAGGTTGGAGCGAGTCTGTTCCAGCTGATGTGGAAAGTTAGGAGAGCAACcaatgattactttcattatcaattaatctgacaaggatttttcatgattaattgagagtcaaaggtgacgtctATCGTCGTCTTCTTTTGTCCACCTCcccccaaagatattctgtttatgATATCTATTTATCTTTATGATATGCATGTACgtttatgacaaagaaaaacataaaatcgttacgtttgagaagctgaagCTAATATTTGGCACTTTTGATCCattaactaatcaattaatcaactaattgtcgCAGCTCTGGATATGATTTAgatttttgattaattaacttgacatcttcaaatgtccttttttgtctgaaaacagtccaaaacaaacaaatttaacagaaaaaagaataaaatcttcacatttaagaacctggaatcagagaatgtttgatatatttgcttgttaatagtttttatttgttaatggAATATTAGAACTGTTGAGTTTACAGTCCTTGTTTTCACATCTTACTAATTCACCATTTCTTTTTGATCTATCTGAGTAAACTG is part of the Thunnus albacares chromosome 3, fThuAlb1.1, whole genome shotgun sequence genome and harbors:
- the LOC122974167 gene encoding equilibrative nucleoside transporter 2-like, which encodes MLSKNTPVDRGQAVGAIIFVLGLGTLLPWNFFITASQYFNERLTLPNITANGTSSVPTKDYNYDSWMALLSQLPLLLFTLLNSFVYQWVKERLRVAFSLIAIFLLFTLTAALVQVPMQPDTFFSVTMATIWFINTFSAVLQGSLFGMVGLFPSRYSTLFMSGQGLAGTFAALAMLCSLLSKSTGNADEKSSPLGYFITPCVATLVTLFCYLLLPHLEFAHFYLNRSQNQVVSTEKNGLNKDMEANGMTVSDPEESQERSSVFAVFKKIWLMALCVTCVFAVTLAVFPVITVRVRTVYKDNAAWDKVFTCVCCFIVFNVMDFLGRSAPSIVQWPSKESPLFPAAVLSRLVFIPLLMICNVQNSKLTVVLSHDCAFVTVMALFSFSNGYLASLCMSYAPQLVRLKDCETAGSLMTFFLVLGLAVGASFSFLLGTLV